In Cytophagales bacterium, the following are encoded in one genomic region:
- a CDS encoding VOC family protein: MKKKVVHFEIGCSDIAATSAFYQNVFDWNIEPIGRSASINAADPEYLPGHLNQLDPKAPQQYITVYIETDDIETDLDAVVTNGGQRKVGPIPLPDGRSFAWFIDVAGNIVGLITPKPFMK, from the coding sequence ATGAAAAAGAAAGTGGTTCATTTTGAAATTGGATGCAGCGATATTGCCGCAACTTCAGCATTTTATCAAAACGTATTTGACTGGAACATTGAACCGATCGGAAGGTCAGCTTCTATCAATGCTGCTGATCCTGAGTATTTACCCGGACATCTCAATCAATTGGACCCAAAAGCCCCACAACAATACATCACCGTCTACATCGAGACAGATGATATTGAAACAGATCTCGATGCAGTAGTGACCAATGGAGGACAAAGAAAAGTCGGCCCTATTCCGTTACCAGATGGTCGTTCTTTTGCCTGGTTCATTGATGTCGCCGGAAACATTGTCGGACTCATCACTCCTAAGCCGTTCATGAAATAG